A window of Cohnella herbarum contains these coding sequences:
- a CDS encoding NAD-dependent epimerase/dehydratase family protein: MKIIVAGATGAVGRFLLPKLIRAGHEVIGITQSESKKSIIENTGARALIADVFDREAIRSALDESQPEVVIHQLTSLSNRNFSDNTRIRREGTQNLVDAALSAGVNRIIAQSISWAYEPGKGPATEDVSLHVAAEEPRKSTIDGILALESAVTKLPQYVILRYGMFYGPGTWYEHNGFMAHQIHQRQVPATEGVTSFLHVEDAAEAVLFALQWPSGPVNIVDDEPARGMDWLPVYAQAIGAPIPETLSNSNAWERGASNKKARQEYGWKPLYPTWRTGFTDSLNQIYK; the protein is encoded by the coding sequence ATGAAAATTATCGTCGCCGGAGCTACTGGAGCTGTCGGACGTTTCTTGCTTCCAAAGCTGATTCGTGCAGGTCATGAAGTAATTGGAATCACGCAAAGCGAGAGTAAGAAATCCATTATCGAGAATACGGGAGCAAGAGCCTTAATCGCTGATGTCTTTGATCGCGAGGCAATACGATCAGCATTAGATGAATCTCAACCCGAGGTTGTCATTCATCAATTGACTTCTTTGAGTAATCGCAATTTTTCGGATAATACAAGGATACGCAGAGAAGGAACGCAAAATCTAGTAGATGCCGCCCTTTCGGCTGGTGTCAACCGCATCATCGCCCAAAGCATTTCGTGGGCATATGAACCGGGCAAGGGACCGGCAACCGAAGATGTATCCTTACACGTAGCAGCCGAAGAGCCCCGGAAATCGACAATTGACGGCATATTAGCATTGGAAAGTGCCGTTACAAAATTACCGCAATATGTAATTTTACGTTATGGAATGTTCTATGGTCCAGGCACTTGGTACGAGCATAATGGATTTATGGCACATCAAATTCATCAAAGACAGGTTCCTGCAACCGAAGGGGTCACTTCTTTTCTTCATGTGGAGGATGCCGCTGAAGCAGTGCTTTTCGCCTTACAATGGCCATCTGGACCCGTGAACATCGTGGACGACGAACCGGCAAGAGGAATGGACTGGCTCCCGGTTTATGCGCAAGCCATAGGAGCACCTATCCCTGAAACTCTTTCGAATAGTAACGCTTGGGAGCGAGGGGCATCGAACAAGAAAGCCCGGCAGGAATACGGCTGGAAACCGCTATACCCGACTTGGCGGACGGGATTTACCGATAGTCTGAATCAGATCTATAAGTAA
- a CDS encoding collagen-like protein: MSCLDRKKRCKKKTVIVCHPKRKKTKRCLRVVKKIVIKKIVRVPQKGQQLLQGLAGAIAEAGPQGLAGALGPQGVAGLVGAIGTLGPQGLAGALGPQGVAGLVGAIGTLGPQGFAGALGPQGLAGLAGAIGALGPEGLVGALGPQGLAGLAGAIGATGLAGATGPAGPAGSAGMAGGVKGFADFFALMPPNNAATVAPNTDVSFPQDGPISGAEITRVNASSFNLATIGTYQVLFQVGVNEPGQLILTLNGADLAYTVVGRATGTSQIVGIALVQTTVINSVLTVRNPAGNAAALTITPLAGGTRSVSAHLVITQIA; encoded by the coding sequence TTGAGCTGTCTGGATAGAAAAAAACGGTGTAAAAAGAAAACCGTAATTGTTTGCCATCCAAAAAGAAAAAAAACGAAGCGTTGTTTGCGAGTTGTTAAAAAAATAGTTATTAAAAAAATTGTACGGGTGCCGCAAAAAGGCCAGCAATTGCTTCAAGGACTTGCAGGGGCAATTGCAGAAGCTGGACCTCAAGGACTTGCAGGAGCGCTTGGACCCCAAGGAGTAGCAGGTCTTGTAGGAGCGATTGGCACACTTGGACCTCAAGGACTTGCAGGAGCGCTTGGACCCCAAGGAGTAGCAGGCCTTGTAGGAGCGATTGGCACACTTGGACCTCAAGGATTTGCAGGAGCACTTGGGCCCCAAGGACTAGCAGGACTTGCAGGTGCGATTGGCGCACTTGGACCTGAAGGGCTTGTAGGAGCGCTTGGACCCCAAGGACTAGCAGGACTAGCAGGTGCGATTGGAGCAACTGGACTGGCAGGAGCAACGGGACCAGCGGGACCAGCGGGATCTGCTGGGATGGCAGGTGGAGTAAAAGGCTTCGCGGATTTTTTTGCTTTAATGCCTCCTAATAATGCTGCAACTGTTGCTCCCAACACGGACGTAAGTTTTCCCCAAGATGGTCCGATCAGCGGGGCTGAAATTACCCGTGTAAATGCAAGCTCGTTTAACTTGGCAACAATTGGCACTTACCAGGTTTTGTTTCAGGTAGGTGTAAACGAACCTGGCCAACTTATTTTAACGCTCAATGGCGCTGACCTTGCTTATACGGTGGTCGGGCGGGCAACAGGTACTTCTCAAATAGTAGGAATAGCTCTTGTGCAAACAACGGTCATTAATTCAGTGCTCACAGTTCGAAATCCTGCTGGTAATGCCGCGGCACTCACGATCACTCCATTAGCCGGAGGAACAAGATCGGTTTCCGCACACCTTGTTATTACACAGATTGCATAG
- a CDS encoding serine hydrolase domain-containing protein, whose protein sequence is MMESRWIIGAVLALCLLITPCDDNKAAAMDSHSNKVAITYETTRKTAKEKADLLTKAYGTNSVQYALIDHGNIVVSGQSGNNDEQGQKPLTKDTMYGIGSTSKMFTAVAVMQLVDQGKIDLDTPVVQYIPEFTMKDERYKQITPRMLLNHSSGLNGSSMTNAFLFEDNDTYAHDTLLKQLAGQTLKADPGAYSVYCNDGFTLALILIERVGGMDFTSYIHRYITEPLGMTNTKTPLDSPDTSKMAGLYHPTYTGQLPNETANVIGAGGIYSTAEDLARFSQVFTGEAEEVLSVKSVTAMAQDEYKTPLWPADADNLFEYGLGWDSVNLYPFSEYGIKALTKGGDTLFYHSVLVVLPEQEMAVAVVSSGGSSTIDWLLANEILLQALKENRTIAEFKPEKSYGAPAKTEMPESMLQYSGIYGATSSTINIKITEGGVMSITSELAPGNPAQIYEYSADGTFRSADGNVMISFVTEKNGRTYLWLRQYASLPALGQIAMSEYNAEKLQPKDLPSETKKAWIQRDGKKYYLLNEKYTSLIYLVLPPIQLNVSKQLPGYVLDKRITGPNTAVSELQIPGQSGRDLSGYTFFMQDGVEYLNLGGSILVNEDALKPIYVAKKSIVTIPSSGYAKWYTISDKNGGKIVKVNMSSNASFTVYDAKGTCTYFSVIGGKDQVELPAGGSIVFAGDAGTKFEISAQ, encoded by the coding sequence ATGATGGAAAGCCGATGGATAATAGGAGCTGTGCTAGCTTTGTGTCTGCTGATAACCCCTTGCGACGACAACAAGGCAGCGGCAATGGATTCACATTCGAATAAGGTTGCAATCACCTACGAAACAACCCGGAAAACGGCTAAGGAGAAGGCAGATCTCCTTACGAAAGCTTACGGCACGAATAGTGTACAGTACGCCCTTATCGATCATGGCAACATCGTTGTATCCGGCCAATCCGGCAACAATGATGAGCAAGGACAGAAGCCGCTCACGAAAGACACGATGTACGGAATCGGTTCGACAAGTAAAATGTTTACCGCGGTTGCCGTCATGCAGTTGGTCGACCAGGGGAAGATCGATCTCGATACGCCGGTCGTCCAGTATATCCCCGAGTTTACGATGAAGGATGAACGCTACAAGCAGATTACTCCACGCATGCTGCTGAATCATTCTTCCGGTCTGAACGGATCGTCGATGACGAACGCCTTTTTATTCGAAGATAACGATACTTACGCTCACGACACACTGCTGAAACAATTGGCCGGTCAGACCTTAAAGGCAGATCCGGGCGCTTATTCGGTTTACTGTAATGACGGATTTACGCTGGCCCTGATTCTGATCGAGAGAGTCGGCGGCATGGACTTTACCTCTTATATCCATCGATATATTACGGAACCTCTGGGTATGACCAATACGAAGACGCCGCTCGATTCTCCTGACACATCGAAGATGGCGGGACTCTATCATCCTACTTATACAGGACAACTTCCCAACGAGACGGCTAACGTGATCGGAGCGGGAGGCATTTATTCCACGGCGGAAGATTTGGCCCGATTCTCGCAAGTTTTCACGGGGGAAGCGGAAGAAGTCTTATCCGTCAAATCGGTTACGGCTATGGCCCAAGACGAATATAAGACGCCTTTGTGGCCTGCCGATGCGGATAACTTATTCGAATACGGTCTCGGCTGGGACAGCGTCAATCTGTATCCCTTCAGCGAATATGGGATTAAAGCGCTGACCAAAGGCGGGGACACGCTTTTCTATCACTCGGTGCTCGTTGTGCTTCCCGAACAGGAAATGGCGGTAGCTGTCGTCTCTTCTGGCGGGAGCAGTACGATCGACTGGCTTCTGGCAAACGAAATCCTGCTTCAAGCGCTGAAGGAGAATCGGACAATTGCCGAATTCAAGCCTGAGAAATCGTACGGCGCGCCGGCAAAGACTGAAATGCCGGAGTCCATGCTGCAGTATTCGGGAATCTATGGCGCGACAAGTTCAACGATAAACATCAAGATTACCGAAGGCGGCGTCATGTCCATCACTTCTGAGCTGGCACCCGGTAATCCAGCCCAGATCTACGAGTATTCGGCGGACGGCACGTTCCGGAGCGCGGATGGGAATGTGATGATCAGCTTCGTGACGGAGAAGAACGGCCGTACCTACTTATGGCTTCGCCAATACGCTTCATTGCCGGCTCTTGGACAGATCGCTATGTCGGAGTACAACGCCGAGAAGCTACAGCCTAAAGATCTTCCGTCAGAGACGAAAAAAGCATGGATTCAGCGCGACGGCAAGAAGTATTATCTGCTGAACGAGAAGTATACGTCGCTTATTTATTTGGTGTTGCCGCCCATCCAATTGAACGTGTCGAAACAATTGCCGGGGTACGTGTTGGATAAGCGAATAACGGGCCCGAATACGGCCGTCTCCGAATTGCAAATTCCGGGACAGAGTGGGCGGGATCTCTCGGGGTATACGTTTTTTATGCAGGATGGCGTTGAGTACTTGAATCTTGGCGGAAGCATCTTAGTAAACGAGGACGCCTTGAAGCCTATCTACGTCGCTAAGAAGTCAATCGTTACGATACCGTCGAGCGGATACGCCAAATGGTATACGATAAGCGACAAAAACGGGGGCAAAATCGTTAAGGTGAATATGTCCTCGAACGCCTCCTTCACCGTGTATGATGCGAAGGGAACATGCACCTACTTCAGCGTCATCGGAGGCAAGGATCAGGTCGAACTGCCCGCGGGAGGATCGATAGTTTTCGCTGGGGATGCCGGCACGAAGTTCGAGATTTCCGCGCAGTAA